In Staphylococcus lloydii, the following proteins share a genomic window:
- a CDS encoding FecCD family ABC transporter permease, giving the protein MTTQNRKKYSFTTTFGIAVILLVVMLFVSILLGDAKINIGTIIQAVFNYDSSNQQHNIISEIRIPRDVGAILVGMALATAGAVIQGVTKNGLADPSLIGLNSGASFMLALTYATLPKAPFLLLMVAGFVGALLGGFIVLMIGRSRSDGFNPMRIILAGAAVSALLTALSQGIALMFRLNQSLTFWSAGGVSGTTWPQLIWAAPFILVALIILISISKQLTILNLGETLAKGLGQNVTAIRGTTLVISMVLAGIAVAMVGQIAFVGLMVPHIVRYIVGTDYARVIPLTAVLGGLLVLVADTLARMLGEAPVGAIISFIGVPYFLYLVKKGGRFS; this is encoded by the coding sequence ATGACTACACAGAATAGAAAAAAATATAGTTTTACGACAACTTTCGGCATTGCCGTAATATTGTTAGTGGTTATGTTATTTGTATCCATTTTATTAGGTGACGCAAAAATAAATATCGGAACCATTATTCAAGCAGTATTCAATTATGATTCGAGCAATCAACAACATAATATTATTAGTGAAATTCGTATTCCGAGAGACGTTGGAGCCATTTTAGTAGGCATGGCATTGGCTACTGCTGGTGCAGTTATTCAAGGCGTTACGAAGAATGGCTTGGCAGACCCTAGTTTAATTGGTTTAAACTCTGGTGCATCATTCATGTTGGCACTAACTTATGCAACACTACCTAAAGCACCATTCTTATTATTAATGGTTGCAGGGTTTGTAGGTGCATTGCTCGGTGGCTTCATCGTGTTAATGATTGGTCGTTCTCGTAGCGATGGTTTTAACCCGATGCGCATCATTTTAGCTGGCGCTGCAGTAAGCGCTTTATTAACAGCGTTAAGTCAGGGCATTGCGTTAATGTTTAGATTAAACCAAAGTCTAACATTTTGGAGCGCTGGCGGTGTTTCAGGTACGACTTGGCCCCAACTAATTTGGGCTGCACCATTTATATTAGTCGCACTCATCATACTTATTTCAATTAGTAAACAATTAACTATTTTGAATTTGGGTGAAACATTGGCTAAAGGATTAGGGCAAAATGTAACGGCAATTCGTGGTACTACTTTAGTAATTTCTATGGTTTTAGCCGGTATAGCAGTTGCGATGGTAGGACAAATTGCTTTTGTCGGTTTAATGGTACCTCACATAGTACGTTATATTGTTGGAACAGATTATGCGCGTGTGATTCCGTTAACGGCAGTGCTTGGTGGGTTGCTTGTTTTAGTTGCCGATACTTTAGCTAGAATGCTTGGCGAAGCGCCTGTCGGTGCAATTATCTCGTTCATCGGTGTGCCTTAC